The Leifsonia williamsii genome includes a region encoding these proteins:
- a CDS encoding cytidine deaminase encodes MTTEIDWEALRASAREAMTHAYVPYSNFPVGAAALVDDGRIVSGCNVENASYGVTLCAECGLVSSLAMTGGGHLVAFACVDGDGNTLMPCGRCRQLLYEHSAEGMLLETVSGIRTIDEVLPDAFGPRQLVEYRRGHAGGGDIDND; translated from the coding sequence ATGACCACCGAGATCGACTGGGAGGCGCTGCGCGCCTCCGCCCGCGAGGCGATGACCCACGCCTACGTGCCGTACTCGAACTTCCCCGTCGGCGCCGCCGCCCTGGTCGACGACGGCCGGATCGTCAGCGGCTGCAACGTGGAGAACGCCAGCTACGGCGTCACCCTGTGCGCCGAGTGCGGCCTGGTGTCGTCGCTCGCGATGACCGGAGGCGGCCACCTCGTGGCCTTCGCGTGCGTCGACGGCGACGGGAACACCCTCATGCCGTGCGGCCGCTGCCGGCAACTGCTGTACGAGCACTCCGCCGAGGGGATGCTGCTGGAGACCGTCTCGGGCATCCGCACCATCGACGAGGTGCTGCCCGACGCCTTCGGCCCGCGCCAGCTGGTGGAGTACCGCCGCGGCCACGCCGGCGGCGGCGACATCGACAACGACTAA
- a CDS encoding ABC transporter permease, which produces MTGTETTTAQPADGRPAPQPEQQEEPRFNRALREIMAGPVVISILAVVLALIVGAILIAVTDPQVQKAAGYFFARPGDTFSAIWDSVSSAYVSMFQGAIYNFRRPTFVAGIRPLTETLTFATPLIVSGLGVALAFRVGLFNIGGQGQILIAAAASAWVGFSWNLPPVIHLVLAVVAGIVGGAIWAGIVGLLKARTGAHEVIVTIMLNYIAFYLISYMLRTQGLLQAPGSNNPKAPPIHENAVFPALFGPRFNLTWAFVVVIAATVFVWWLINRSSLGFRFRAVGENPNAARVAGINVKNVYLYAMLIAGGLVGIAGASQALGVFPQGISSGVDAGIGFDAITVALLGRSRPWGVFVAGLLFGALKAGGYTIQAANDIPIDIVLVVQSLIVLFVAAPPLVRAIFRLPAPGSTPRRQRPIVSKEVAAK; this is translated from the coding sequence ATGACCGGGACCGAGACGACGACGGCGCAGCCGGCGGACGGCCGCCCGGCGCCGCAGCCGGAGCAGCAGGAGGAGCCGCGCTTCAACCGCGCGCTGCGCGAGATCATGGCGGGCCCGGTGGTCATCTCCATCCTCGCCGTGGTGCTCGCCCTGATCGTCGGCGCGATCCTCATCGCGGTGACCGACCCCCAGGTGCAGAAGGCGGCCGGATACTTCTTCGCCCGCCCCGGCGACACCTTCTCGGCGATCTGGGACTCCGTCTCCAGCGCCTACGTGTCGATGTTCCAAGGCGCGATCTACAACTTCCGGCGACCGACGTTCGTCGCGGGCATCCGCCCGCTGACCGAGACGCTGACCTTCGCGACTCCGCTGATCGTCTCCGGTCTCGGCGTCGCGCTGGCGTTCCGCGTCGGCCTGTTCAACATCGGTGGCCAGGGGCAGATCCTGATCGCGGCCGCCGCCTCCGCGTGGGTCGGCTTCTCGTGGAACCTGCCGCCGGTCATCCACCTGGTGCTCGCCGTCGTCGCGGGCATCGTCGGCGGTGCGATCTGGGCCGGCATCGTGGGCCTTCTGAAGGCGCGCACGGGCGCGCACGAGGTGATCGTCACGATCATGCTCAACTACATCGCCTTCTACCTGATCTCGTACATGCTCCGTACGCAGGGCCTCCTGCAGGCGCCGGGGTCGAACAACCCGAAGGCGCCGCCGATCCACGAGAACGCGGTGTTCCCGGCGCTGTTCGGGCCGCGGTTCAACCTCACCTGGGCCTTCGTCGTGGTCATCGCCGCGACCGTCTTCGTGTGGTGGCTGATCAACCGGTCGAGCCTCGGCTTCCGCTTCCGCGCGGTCGGCGAGAACCCGAACGCCGCACGCGTGGCCGGCATCAACGTGAAGAACGTCTACCTCTACGCGATGCTGATCGCGGGTGGTCTGGTGGGCATCGCGGGTGCGAGCCAGGCGTTGGGCGTGTTCCCGCAGGGCATCAGCTCGGGTGTGGATGCGGGGATCGGCTTCGACGCGATCACCGTGGCGCTGCTCGGCCGGTCGCGGCCGTGGGGCGTGTTCGTCGCCGGGCTCCTGTTCGGTGCGTTGAAGGCCGGCGGGTACACCATCCAGGCGGCCAACGACATCCCGATCGACATCGTGCTGGTCGTGCAGTCGCTCATCGTCCTGTTCGTCGCCGCGCCGCCGCTGGTGCGGGCGATCTTCCGCCTGCCCGCGCCCGGGAGCACGCCCCGGAGACAGCGTCCCATCGTCTCGAAGGAGGTGGCGGCCAAGTGA
- a CDS encoding ABC transporter ATP-binding protein, whose protein sequence is MKLELRGITKRFGALVANDHIDLTVEPGEIHCLLGENGAGKSTLMNVLYGLYQAEEGEILLDDEVQRFAGPGDAMKAGIGMVHQHFMLIPVFTVAENVMLGHEQTRFGGRLDLAAARAKVREISDRFGFDVDPDAVVEDLPVGVQQRVEIIKALSRDAKVLVFDEPTAVLTPQETDELMAIMRQLKEQGTAIIFITHKLREVREVADRITVIRLGKVIGEAEPTATNTELASMMVGRAVSLTVAKEPATPGEPALVVRDLSVIDPIGQLVVNRVSFEVRAGEILAIAGVQGNGQTELTEAILGLQPRVEGEILLDGTPIQGRSVRKVLDAGVGFVPEDRNEDGLVGEFSIQENLMLDRSTGAPFVKGGNIQFSYLKDFAEEKVREFDVRTQSIDTAVGRLSGGNAQKVVLARELSRELRLFVAAQPTRGLDVGSIEFVHKRIVETRDSGVPVIVVSTELDEVAALADRIAVMYRGGIVGIVPGNTSRDVLGLMMAGETPEQAGAAA, encoded by the coding sequence ATGAAGCTCGAGCTCCGCGGCATCACCAAACGGTTCGGTGCCCTGGTCGCGAACGACCACATCGACCTCACGGTCGAACCCGGAGAGATCCACTGCCTGCTCGGCGAGAACGGCGCAGGCAAGTCGACTCTGATGAACGTCCTGTACGGCCTCTACCAGGCCGAGGAGGGCGAGATCCTGCTGGACGACGAGGTGCAGCGGTTCGCCGGCCCCGGCGATGCGATGAAGGCCGGCATCGGCATGGTGCACCAGCACTTCATGCTCATCCCCGTCTTCACCGTCGCTGAGAACGTGATGCTCGGCCACGAGCAGACGAGGTTCGGCGGTCGTCTCGACCTGGCCGCGGCCCGCGCGAAGGTGCGCGAGATCTCGGACCGGTTCGGCTTCGACGTCGACCCGGACGCGGTCGTGGAGGACCTCCCGGTCGGTGTGCAGCAGCGCGTGGAGATCATCAAGGCGCTCTCCCGCGACGCGAAGGTGCTCGTGTTCGACGAGCCGACCGCGGTGCTGACCCCGCAGGAGACCGACGAGCTGATGGCGATCATGCGCCAGCTCAAGGAGCAGGGCACAGCGATCATCTTCATCACCCACAAGCTCCGGGAGGTGCGGGAGGTCGCCGACCGCATCACCGTGATCCGCCTGGGCAAGGTGATCGGGGAGGCGGAGCCGACCGCGACGAACACCGAGCTGGCCTCGATGATGGTCGGCCGTGCGGTGTCGCTGACGGTCGCGAAGGAGCCCGCGACACCGGGGGAGCCGGCGCTCGTGGTCCGCGACCTTTCGGTCATCGACCCGATCGGCCAGCTGGTCGTCAACCGTGTCAGCTTCGAGGTGCGCGCGGGGGAGATCCTCGCGATCGCCGGCGTCCAGGGCAACGGGCAGACCGAGCTGACCGAGGCGATCCTGGGCCTGCAGCCGCGGGTGGAGGGCGAGATCCTGCTCGACGGGACGCCGATCCAGGGCCGCAGCGTGCGCAAGGTGCTCGACGCGGGCGTCGGGTTCGTGCCGGAGGACCGCAACGAGGACGGTCTCGTTGGCGAGTTCAGCATCCAGGAGAACCTGATGCTGGACCGGTCGACGGGAGCGCCGTTCGTCAAGGGCGGCAACATCCAGTTCTCCTACTTGAAGGACTTCGCTGAAGAGAAGGTGCGCGAGTTCGACGTGCGCACCCAGTCGATCGACACCGCGGTGGGCCGCCTCTCCGGCGGCAACGCGCAGAAGGTCGTGCTGGCGCGCGAGCTGAGCCGCGAGCTGCGACTGTTCGTCGCCGCGCAGCCGACCCGCGGCCTGGATGTCGGCTCGATCGAGTTCGTGCACAAGCGGATCGTCGAGACCCGCGACTCCGGCGTGCCGGTGATCGTGGTCTCGACCGAGCTGGACGAGGTGGCTGCGCTGGCCGACCGCATCGCGGTGATGTACCGCGGCGGGATCGTAGGAATCGTGCCGGGCAACACGTCGCGCGACGTGCTCGGCCTCATGATGGCCGGCGAGACGCCGGAGCAGGCGGGAGCTGCAGCATGA
- a CDS encoding ABC transporter permease, with translation MSTTAPVVPDSSPIVLEKAQIRSWKAPIAFAVFVVISLLLFLGFQRHGQSTFRFSETSDAVKIANLTVDTFSTTIVVIVLLAIITAVSAWLSWQARKTPIWLVIVFALIFMFGFLAWAGSGELPVPVTGLLLGTISLSVPLVFGALGGVISERGGVVNVAIEGQLLAGAFVSAMTATLTGSWVVGLLAALIAGVLVSFVLAAFSIKYLVDQVIVGVVLNVLVTGLTSFLYSKVLAADPSLLNRPPRLPEWPIPVLSEIPIIGPVLFRQTIIEYLMYIAIFAVWFGLFKTRWGLRLRSVGEHPEAADTVGINVNGTRFWNVSLAGAVAGLGGAYFTLGSVGAFSKEMTAGQGFIALAAVIFGRWDPIKATLAALLFGFASNLQNVLGIIGSPVPSEFMLMLPYVVTIFAVAGLVGMSRAPAADGKPYIKS, from the coding sequence GTGAGCACCACCGCCCCCGTCGTTCCCGACTCCTCGCCCATCGTCCTGGAGAAGGCGCAGATCCGGTCCTGGAAGGCGCCGATCGCGTTCGCCGTGTTCGTGGTGATCAGCCTCCTGCTGTTCCTCGGCTTCCAGCGTCACGGCCAGTCCACGTTCCGGTTCTCGGAGACCTCCGACGCGGTCAAGATCGCGAACCTGACCGTCGACACGTTCTCGACCACGATCGTGGTCATCGTGCTGCTGGCGATCATCACCGCCGTCAGCGCGTGGCTGTCGTGGCAGGCGCGCAAGACGCCGATCTGGCTCGTGATCGTCTTCGCGCTGATCTTCATGTTCGGCTTCCTGGCCTGGGCGGGATCCGGCGAGCTGCCGGTGCCGGTCACGGGTCTCCTGCTGGGCACGATCAGCCTCTCGGTGCCGCTCGTCTTCGGCGCCCTCGGCGGCGTCATCTCCGAGCGCGGCGGCGTCGTCAACGTCGCGATCGAGGGCCAGCTGCTGGCCGGCGCGTTCGTCTCGGCGATGACCGCGACCCTCACCGGGTCGTGGGTGGTCGGCCTGCTGGCCGCGCTGATCGCGGGTGTGCTGGTGTCGTTCGTGCTCGCCGCGTTCTCGATCAAGTACCTGGTCGACCAGGTCATCGTCGGCGTCGTGCTGAACGTGCTCGTGACCGGTCTGACCAGCTTCCTGTACTCGAAGGTGCTGGCCGCCGACCCGTCGCTGCTGAACCGTCCGCCGCGCCTGCCGGAGTGGCCCATCCCGGTCCTGTCCGAGATCCCGATCATCGGGCCGGTGCTGTTCCGCCAGACGATCATCGAGTACCTGATGTACATCGCGATCTTCGCGGTCTGGTTCGGTCTGTTCAAGACCCGCTGGGGCCTGCGCCTGCGCTCGGTCGGCGAGCACCCCGAGGCCGCGGACACCGTCGGCATCAACGTCAACGGCACCCGGTTCTGGAACGTGTCCCTCGCCGGCGCGGTCGCCGGGCTCGGCGGCGCGTACTTCACGCTCGGATCGGTCGGCGCGTTCAGCAAGGAGATGACCGCCGGTCAGGGCTTCATCGCCCTCGCCGCCGTGATCTTCGGCCGCTGGGACCCGATCAAGGCGACTCTCGCCGCCCTGCTGTTCGGCTTCGCCTCCAATCTTCAGAACGTGCTCGGCATCATCGGCTCGCCCGTGCCGAGCGAGTTCATGCTGATGCTGCCGTACGTCGTGACGATCTTCGCCGTCGCCGGCCTGGTCGGCATGTCCCGGGCGCCCGCCGCCGACGGCAAGCCGTACATCAAGTCATAG